The following are encoded together in the Deinococcus soli (ex Cha et al. 2016) genome:
- a CDS encoding ArsR/SmtB family transcription factor, translating to MSDLPQSLTASTQEQARLLLDPALLTPLGHLLRGEVSAAQLARACGLSVQQAHHRLTRLRAAGLVVVTQEQPRAGRPVKRYRAAAQAFHVPFALTDHATLADLVAGLHRDLLARQHERVGRMLAAQPGRTLNIHLNARGQVTLDFDGFEDVLDSAISAHRLAYLSAADAQELDARVQALFEWLDEHAQSRADGLVPRLLGVFLTPGDG from the coding sequence GTGAGTGACCTTCCCCAGTCCCTGACGGCCAGTACGCAGGAGCAGGCGCGGCTGCTGCTCGACCCGGCGCTGCTGACGCCGCTGGGGCACCTGCTGCGCGGTGAGGTCAGTGCGGCCCAACTGGCCCGCGCGTGCGGCCTGAGCGTGCAGCAGGCGCATCACCGCCTGACCCGGCTGCGCGCGGCGGGGCTGGTGGTCGTCACGCAGGAGCAGCCGCGTGCCGGGCGGCCCGTGAAACGCTACCGGGCGGCGGCGCAGGCGTTCCACGTGCCATTCGCCCTGACGGACCACGCGACCCTCGCGGACCTCGTGGCGGGCCTGCACCGCGACCTGCTGGCGCGGCAGCATGAGCGGGTGGGGCGGATGCTGGCCGCGCAGCCGGGCCGCACCCTGAACATCCACCTGAACGCCCGGGGTCAGGTGACGCTGGACTTCGACGGGTTCGAGGACGTGCTGGACAGCGCCATCAGCGCGCACCGCCTCGCGTACCTCAGCGCGGCGGACGCGCAGGAACTCGACGCGAGGGTGCAGGCCCTGTTCGAGTGGCTCGACGAGCACGCCCAGTCGCGTGCGGACGGCCTCGTGCCGCGCCTGCTGGGCGTGTTCCTCACGCCGGGGGACGGGTGA
- a CDS encoding WGxxGxxG family protein produces the protein MTLFTRKALLALVLTAAPVSAYAQDTGTGTTDTTATNTSRTEDNDVDWGWLGLLGLAGLAGLRRQEPKVVYRDHTTTTTPGTHR, from the coding sequence ATGACTCTGTTCACCCGGAAAGCGCTCCTCGCCCTCGTCCTCACCGCCGCTCCCGTGTCCGCTTATGCTCAGGACACTGGAACGGGGACGACGGACACCACCGCGACAAACACCAGCCGGACTGAGGACAACGATGTTGACTGGGGCTGGCTGGGACTCCTTGGGCTGGCCGGTCTGGCTGGGCTTCGCCGCCAGGAACCCAAGGTCGTCTACCGTGACCACACCACGACGACCACGCCCGGCACGCACCGCTGA
- a CDS encoding exonuclease SbcCD subunit D — MRVLHTADFHAGRSLRGFDRTPEVHDALTEIAALARTERADVVLVSGDLFDTANPSAEAEHAVFDFFLRLRDQGIPSVVIAGNHDSAARLASVTGLLGWVGVQVVAQPTANPADMIRTIETRGGERLVVGALPYLSERRLVKAADLLGGDTGAWRQKYREGMGFFLRRLGEGFTGSSVNMLMAHATMDGAVPSGSERTMQFDLTNSYTLSGLQLPPGAQYVALGHVHKPQQVSDAPPAYYPGSVIQLDFGEAGEKKQVNLIEVEAGRPARVHALPLASGRELRTLRVDLEHVESRLTQLQGFGGLLKVVVRAPAGTALPGLKDRVLTLAPNTLAVDLDAVQEDLALPELKREGLSLMELYERYHREKRGELPGDLRAAFQEADELARTEESA, encoded by the coding sequence ATGCGCGTACTTCACACCGCTGATTTTCACGCGGGACGTTCCCTGCGCGGCTTCGACCGCACGCCCGAGGTACACGACGCCCTGACCGAGATCGCCGCGCTGGCCCGCACCGAACGGGCCGACGTGGTGCTGGTGTCCGGCGACCTCTTCGACACCGCCAACCCCAGCGCGGAGGCCGAGCACGCCGTGTTCGACTTCTTCCTGCGCCTGCGCGACCAGGGCATCCCCAGCGTCGTGATCGCCGGGAACCACGACAGCGCCGCCCGCCTCGCGTCCGTCACCGGGCTGCTGGGCTGGGTGGGCGTGCAGGTCGTCGCGCAACCCACCGCGAACCCGGCCGACATGATCCGCACCATCGAGACGCGCGGCGGCGAGCGGCTGGTCGTGGGGGCACTGCCGTACCTGTCCGAACGGCGACTCGTGAAGGCCGCCGACCTGCTGGGCGGGGACACCGGCGCGTGGCGACAGAAGTACCGCGAGGGCATGGGCTTCTTCCTGCGCCGCCTCGGCGAGGGCTTCACGGGCAGCAGCGTGAACATGCTCATGGCCCACGCGACCATGGACGGTGCGGTGCCCAGCGGCTCGGAGCGCACCATGCAGTTCGACCTGACGAACAGCTACACCCTCTCCGGCCTGCAACTGCCACCCGGCGCGCAGTACGTCGCGCTGGGGCACGTGCACAAGCCGCAGCAGGTGTCCGACGCGCCCCCCGCGTACTACCCAGGCAGCGTCATCCAGCTCGACTTCGGCGAGGCGGGCGAGAAGAAACAGGTGAACCTGATCGAGGTGGAGGCCGGACGCCCCGCCCGCGTCCACGCGCTGCCGCTCGCCAGCGGCCGCGAACTCCGCACCCTGCGCGTGGACCTCGAACACGTCGAGAGCCGCCTCACGCAGCTCCAGGGCTTCGGCGGACTGCTGAAGGTCGTCGTGCGCGCCCCTGCCGGAACCGCCCTGCCCGGCCTGAAAGACCGCGTGCTGACCCTCGCGCCGAACACCCTCGCGGTGGACCTCGACGCTGTGCAGGAGGACCTCGCCCTGCCGGAACTGAAACGGGAGGGCCTGAGCCTCATGGAACTCTACGAACGCTACCACCGCGAGAAACGCGGCGAACTGCCGGGCGACCTGCGCGCCGCCTTCCAGGAAGCGGACGAACTCGCCCGCACCGAGGAGAGCGCGTGA
- a CDS encoding IS4 family transposase: protein MLLAVLQAESTLHRKIALHLPRAATLESKTRTVARVFHDAQLTPQDVCDVLLPLLPDGKLTLIMDRTTWHYGQTPLNILVLGVLLGGAVIPLVWSILPHQGNSCTAARILLVARLLKVMPARRWAVLIADREFVGREWCSFLRWKRIRHCIRIRENTRIEDELVRDLFTTLQLGQVRTLFERTWVYGGWMHVVITLSPAGDRVIVASDLPVLDVLRTYRLRWAIESAFSVMKARGLNLEATHMTAPERISRLFGLLCIALAWMTRIGAQRTETHAPRQDKRGRAVVSVARIGWQILSQAARWGGEVFCDCLQLLGMPFPTASTSVSRSVRC, encoded by the coding sequence GTGCTTCTGGCCGTGCTCCAGGCCGAGTCCACGCTTCACCGCAAGATCGCGCTTCATCTGCCCAGAGCAGCCACGCTGGAATCAAAAACCCGGACGGTGGCCCGCGTGTTTCACGACGCTCAGCTCACGCCGCAGGACGTCTGTGACGTCTTGCTTCCCTTGCTGCCCGACGGCAAGCTCACCCTGATCATGGACCGCACCACGTGGCATTACGGTCAGACGCCGCTGAACATCCTCGTCTTGGGCGTTCTGCTTGGGGGCGCGGTGATTCCCCTCGTCTGGTCGATCCTGCCGCATCAAGGCAACAGCTGCACTGCTGCCCGGATCCTCCTGGTTGCCCGGCTCCTCAAGGTGATGCCAGCTCGCCGCTGGGCCGTGTTGATCGCAGACCGGGAGTTCGTGGGGCGCGAGTGGTGCTCGTTCCTGCGCTGGAAACGCATCCGGCACTGTATCCGCATCCGGGAGAACACCAGAATCGAGGATGAACTGGTGCGAGACCTGTTCACGACGCTGCAACTGGGACAGGTGCGCACCCTGTTCGAGCGGACGTGGGTCTATGGGGGCTGGATGCACGTGGTCATCACCCTATCCCCCGCAGGGGACAGGGTGATCGTGGCCTCAGATTTGCCCGTGCTGGACGTATTACGGACCTATCGGCTCAGGTGGGCGATTGAATCGGCGTTTTCCGTGATGAAAGCTCGCGGGCTGAATCTGGAGGCCACGCACATGACGGCTCCAGAGCGCATCTCTCGGCTCTTTGGCCTGCTCTGTATTGCGCTGGCCTGGATGACGCGGATCGGCGCGCAGCGGACAGAAACTCACGCCCCTCGTCAGGACAAGCGCGGGCGAGCGGTCGTGAGCGTAGCGCGGATCGGATGGCAGATCCTGAGTCAAGCGGCGCGGTGGGGCGGCGAGGTCTTCTGTGACTGTCTACAGCTCCTCGGAATGCCGTTCCCAACCGCCAGCACGTCAGTTTCCCGAAGTGTCAGGTGCTGA
- a CDS encoding MFS transporter produces MTTPAPDRLWNRSFLLWWLGSAQSALGTALAGIATSFLVLHQTGSAGKMGVNLALALLPGLLSPLFGTLVDRLPLKVPLILGNVLRGALQLTVGLLALRGPVPLELVYAASFLTGLIGAFYSPAAMGVTPRLVPREQLQRATGLMQGGTQVLQLVGTVGGGALVGVMGSAPALIFDGLGFLLFAALLPLVTLPARGAAPAGEGFWMSFRAGLDYARRSPLTLGLPVLAFFLNAAFAPMEMLMPARMTALGAGAQGFGLFFGLLLAGLAAGSFAMAALGDRVDARRLSAPAFAALGVTVLLLSLTQTPAQMYVLAFVMGLVNAALNLSISMIFQKRVDPAYYGRVGSLLGMVSMAGMPLAMLLLAPVADRVPVSTVFAAAGSLTLLAAVGWAALLRRDHAPPTPLAAQG; encoded by the coding sequence ATGACCACCCCCGCCCCGGACCGCCTGTGGAACCGTTCCTTCCTGCTGTGGTGGCTGGGCAGCGCCCAGAGCGCCCTGGGCACCGCGCTGGCCGGGATCGCCACCAGTTTTCTGGTGCTGCACCAGACCGGCAGCGCCGGGAAGATGGGCGTGAACCTCGCGCTGGCGCTGCTGCCCGGGCTGCTGTCCCCGCTGTTCGGGACGCTGGTGGACCGCCTGCCCCTGAAGGTCCCGCTGATCCTGGGCAACGTCCTGCGCGGCGCGCTGCAACTCACGGTGGGCCTGCTGGCCCTGCGCGGCCCCGTCCCGCTGGAACTGGTCTACGCGGCGTCGTTCCTGACCGGCCTGATCGGCGCGTTCTACTCGCCCGCCGCGATGGGCGTCACGCCCCGCCTCGTGCCCCGCGAGCAGTTGCAGCGCGCCACCGGCCTGATGCAGGGGGGCACGCAGGTCTTGCAACTGGTCGGCACGGTGGGGGGCGGCGCGCTGGTCGGTGTGATGGGCAGCGCCCCCGCTCTGATCTTCGACGGCCTGGGCTTCCTGCTGTTCGCCGCGCTGCTGCCCCTCGTGACCCTGCCCGCTCGCGGCGCCGCGCCAGCCGGGGAAGGGTTCTGGATGTCCTTCCGCGCGGGCCTGGACTATGCCCGCCGCAGCCCCCTCACGCTGGGTCTGCCGGTCCTGGCATTCTTCCTGAACGCCGCGTTCGCCCCCATGGAGATGCTCATGCCCGCCCGCATGACCGCCCTGGGTGCCGGAGCGCAGGGCTTCGGGCTGTTCTTCGGGCTGCTGCTGGCCGGACTGGCCGCCGGGAGTTTCGCCATGGCGGCGCTGGGGGACCGTGTGGACGCCCGCCGCCTCAGCGCGCCCGCCTTCGCCGCCCTGGGCGTGACCGTCCTGCTGCTGAGCCTGACGCAGACGCCCGCGCAGATGTACGTCCTAGCGTTCGTGATGGGCCTCGTGAACGCCGCGCTGAACCTCTCGATCAGCATGATCTTCCAGAAGCGCGTCGATCCCGCCTACTACGGCCGGGTGGGCAGCCTGCTCGGGATGGTCAGCATGGCGGGCATGCCCCTGGCGATGCTGCTCCTCGCGCCCGTGGCCGACCGCGTGCCCGTGAGCACCGTGTTCGCCGCGGCCGGGAGCCTCACCCTGCTGGCGGCGGTGGGCTGGGCCGCGCTGCTGCGCCGCGACCACGCCCCGCCCACCCCGCTGGCCGCGCAGGGCTGA
- a CDS encoding IS5 family transposase gives MRRQRYTSDLTRQQFKRLEPLLPTGKAGGRPRTVDLYEVMCAIMYVLQNGCAWRNLPHDFPAWETVYGYFRRFQYDGTWEAVNRFLVRRTRRKAKRDPEPSAGSIDSQTVRCAPQAGIRGVDAGKKTNGRKRHLVVDALGLLLVVYVTGGGVQDRVAAPILLGILAKRHPRLKHIWADGGYLGEVVTWAEKVLGWVVEIVHRISGQRGFVVRPRRWVVERSLAWLTRCRRLTRDFEGRPETTEAWCYLASIRLMLRRLDPAA, from the coding sequence ATGAGACGACAACGGTATACCAGCGACCTGACCCGCCAGCAGTTTAAACGCCTCGAACCGTTGTTGCCGACTGGCAAGGCCGGGGGCCGACCCCGCACGGTGGATCTGTATGAGGTGATGTGCGCGATCATGTATGTACTCCAAAACGGCTGCGCCTGGCGCAATCTGCCTCATGATTTCCCAGCCTGGGAGACCGTCTACGGCTACTTCCGACGGTTTCAGTACGACGGCACGTGGGAAGCGGTGAACCGCTTCCTGGTCAGACGTACACGGCGCAAGGCCAAACGCGATCCGGAGCCGAGTGCGGGCAGTATCGACTCCCAGACCGTGCGCTGTGCGCCACAGGCGGGGATACGCGGTGTGGACGCGGGCAAGAAGACCAATGGGCGCAAGCGGCATCTGGTCGTGGACGCCCTTGGACTGCTGCTGGTGGTCTATGTGACGGGGGGTGGCGTGCAGGATCGGGTCGCAGCCCCGATCCTGCTGGGCATCCTCGCCAAACGCCATCCGCGCCTGAAGCACATCTGGGCGGATGGCGGTTACTTAGGTGAAGTGGTGACGTGGGCCGAGAAGGTCCTGGGCTGGGTGGTGGAGATCGTTCACCGCATCAGCGGACAACGAGGCTTCGTTGTCCGCCCACGGCGCTGGGTCGTTGAGCGTAGCTTGGCTTGGCTGACCCGCTGTCGTCGCCTGACCCGAGATTTCGAAGGGCGGCCAGAGACCACCGAAGCGTGGTGCTATCTCGCCAGCATTCGACTCATGTTGCGCCGTCTTGACCCCGCTGCCTAA
- a CDS encoding AAA family ATPase: MRPIQLDIQGFTAFRQFTSLDFGDLELFALVGPTGSGKSSLLDAMTFALYGQTARLGASGLDALISQGERGLSAALTFEVGGVTYRASRTKGRRQAENEVRFERLDDDGRWTNLSDGGMKVINERIRRVLGLDFRNFARSVMLPQGEFSRVLHGTGKERQALLGELTGLDHVAAMQRVASDRAKELKHEAGSLNAVLEGEYAGVTPEALAGLRVERERTDADAERLTDERERLTGQQLRLREQERVWKAREDTARRLTSLEARAQGVQEGAARAARARRVAGVLPLLDAAERARIAAAREAGELRGAQAAADSAEQAAQGAAATLEAAQAAEARIPELEARAEALRDAESDVARLRRAGGKPDATHAQPLSWDEDAFLAAREGAQRAEKARQERVFVQTERVSLKAALDRFASEERAQAQETAEQERVRREGTDAKAALEAAQGALDAARLEAGLASYRAHLHVGDDCPLCGQPVRTLPDAPRADLGAQQAQVEALTRTLDERRTRFTDLRAALKARQAWLDEKRAEYRNWDEQLTARETDLRAAEGLVTGDPQSEMARLLAGLAARVRAAGPDPARARQAALAEITALRSRVQDAQGTLARAQGDLAAAGATLRGVQANAERRAQEAQDAQTSLDAALRDLNLDAAQARAAALPEHDIAALETAARTHEADVAQLRSALADLDRQLGAAPFDPAHLAQVTRDLTATDAALTAAREQAGRLAEQERQLRERLERKADIHARAQAASRALDTWQTLTNSLKANEFQQFLLAEIEAQLLTRAGILLHEISDGRYRLALQDGEYVVQDLWNAGEVRGVKTLSGGETFLASLSLAIALSDYLAGNRVLGALFLDEGFGTLDPQALEAVANALENLRTQGRMVGVVTHVESLSERLPSRLLVTKSVAGSSVQRFDL, encoded by the coding sequence ATGAGGCCCATCCAGCTGGACATTCAGGGCTTCACGGCGTTCCGGCAGTTCACGAGTCTGGATTTCGGTGATCTGGAGTTGTTTGCGCTGGTGGGGCCGACGGGGAGCGGGAAGAGCAGCCTGCTGGACGCGATGACGTTCGCGCTGTACGGGCAGACGGCGCGGCTGGGCGCGTCGGGGCTGGACGCGCTGATCTCGCAGGGCGAGCGGGGCCTGTCGGCGGCGCTGACCTTCGAGGTGGGTGGCGTGACGTACCGCGCGTCGCGCACGAAGGGACGGCGGCAGGCGGAGAACGAGGTGCGCTTCGAGCGGCTGGATGACGATGGCCGCTGGACGAACCTGTCCGACGGTGGGATGAAGGTCATCAACGAGCGGATCCGGCGGGTGCTGGGCCTGGACTTCCGGAATTTCGCGCGCAGCGTGATGCTCCCGCAGGGGGAGTTCTCGCGCGTGCTGCACGGCACCGGAAAGGAACGGCAGGCGCTGCTGGGCGAGCTGACGGGGCTGGATCACGTGGCCGCCATGCAGCGCGTCGCGTCCGACCGCGCGAAGGAACTCAAGCACGAGGCCGGGAGTCTGAACGCCGTGCTGGAGGGCGAGTACGCGGGCGTGACCCCCGAGGCCCTGGCCGGGCTGCGGGTCGAGCGGGAGCGGACGGACGCGGACGCCGAACGCCTGACCGACGAGCGCGAACGCCTGACCGGGCAGCAGTTGCGCCTGCGCGAGCAGGAGCGGGTCTGGAAGGCACGCGAGGACACGGCGCGGCGTCTGACCTCACTGGAGGCCCGCGCGCAGGGCGTGCAGGAGGGCGCGGCGCGGGCGGCGCGGGCACGGCGCGTGGCGGGCGTGCTGCCGCTGCTGGACGCCGCCGAGCGGGCGCGGATCGCCGCGGCGCGTGAAGCGGGCGAGCTGCGGGGCGCGCAGGCCGCCGCCGACTCGGCGGAACAGGCCGCGCAGGGGGCCGCCGCGACCCTGGAGGCCGCGCAGGCCGCCGAGGCCCGCATCCCCGAGCTGGAGGCCCGCGCCGAGGCCCTGCGCGACGCCGAGAGTGACGTGGCGAGGCTGCGCCGCGCGGGCGGCAAACCCGACGCCACGCACGCCCAGCCCCTCTCCTGGGACGAGGACGCCTTCCTTGCCGCCCGTGAAGGCGCACAGCGCGCCGAGAAGGCCCGGCAGGAGCGGGTGTTCGTGCAGACCGAGCGGGTCAGCCTGAAGGCCGCGCTGGACCGTTTCGCCAGTGAGGAACGCGCGCAGGCGCAGGAGACGGCCGAGCAGGAGCGCGTGAGGCGTGAGGGCACCGACGCGAAGGCGGCGCTGGAGGCCGCGCAGGGGGCACTGGACGCCGCGCGGCTGGAGGCGGGTCTGGCGTCGTACCGCGCGCACCTGCATGTCGGGGACGACTGCCCCCTGTGCGGGCAGCCCGTGCGGACGCTGCCGGACGCGCCACGTGCCGATCTGGGCGCGCAGCAGGCGCAGGTGGAGGCCCTGACCCGCACGCTGGACGAGCGGCGCACGCGCTTCACGGACCTGCGCGCCGCGCTGAAGGCCCGGCAGGCGTGGCTGGACGAGAAACGCGCCGAGTACCGCAACTGGGACGAGCAGCTCACCGCCCGCGAGACCGACCTGCGCGCCGCCGAAGGACTGGTGACGGGCGACCCGCAGTCGGAAATGGCCCGGCTGCTGGCCGGACTGGCCGCCCGCGTCCGCGCGGCGGGGCCCGATCCAGCCCGCGCGCGGCAGGCGGCCCTGGCCGAGATCACGGCCCTGCGCTCGCGCGTGCAGGACGCCCAGGGGACCCTGGCCCGCGCGCAGGGCGACCTCGCCGCCGCCGGGGCGACCCTGCGGGGCGTGCAGGCGAACGCCGAACGCCGCGCGCAGGAGGCGCAGGACGCGCAGACCAGCCTGGACGCCGCCCTGCGTGACCTGAACTTGGACGCCGCGCAGGCGCGCGCGGCCGCCCTGCCCGAGCACGACATCGCCGCGCTGGAAACCGCCGCCCGCACCCACGAGGCGGACGTGGCGCAGCTCCGCTCGGCATTGGCCGATCTGGACCGGCAGCTGGGCGCCGCGCCGTTCGACCCGGCGCACCTCGCGCAGGTCACGCGCGACCTGACCGCCACCGACGCCGCCCTGACCGCCGCGCGAGAGCAGGCCGGGCGTCTTGCGGAGCAGGAACGGCAGCTGCGGGAACGCCTGGAGCGCAAGGCGGACATCCACGCCCGCGCGCAGGCCGCGTCGCGCGCACTGGACACCTGGCAGACCCTCACGAACAGCCTCAAGGCGAACGAGTTCCAGCAGTTCCTCCTCGCGGAGATCGAGGCGCAGCTCCTGACCCGCGCGGGCATCCTCCTGCACGAGATCAGCGACGGCCGCTACCGCCTGGCCCTCCAGGACGGCGAGTACGTCGTGCAGGACCTCTGGAACGCCGGAGAGGTGCGCGGCGTGAAGACCCTGTCCGGCGGCGAGACGTTCCTCGCGTCACTGTCCCTGGCGATCGCCCTGAGCGACTACCTCGCGGGGAACCGCGTGCTGGGCGCACTGTTCCTCGACGAGGGCTTCGGCACCCTCGACCCGCAGGCGCTGGAGGCCGTGGCGAACGCCCTGGAGAACCTGCGCACACAGGGCCGCATGGTGGGCGTCGTCACGCACGTCGAGAGCCTCTCCGAGCGCCTCCCCAGCCGCCTTCTGGTCACCAAGAGCGTGGCGGGCAGCAGCGTGCAGCGCTTCGACCTGTAG
- a CDS encoding alpha/beta hydrolase fold domain-containing protein: MFADPVTFKANLLKRAYPQVAPPPASLQLQAYIAHDQLCGHAVFRLEPQAEATDWHILYIHGGGYVHELIAPHWAIIEQLMRATGSTVTAPIYPLAPEHTYLEAHAFMLDVYRKVLSRTPPERVVFCGDSAGAGFCVALTQACQDARLPLPAHLILFSPWVDVTMPAPEIADIAPKDPLLARPGAVVAGELWAGHDSPLNPAVSPTYGPLAGLPPMDLFVGTNDIVLPDVRTFVQKARTAGGQVGLHEYPEAYHVFMAAAFTPEAQDVYRKIRTILRTETYQIKLDGLTRLVSSPPVRLAALIRDRRQGKGAANLRP, from the coding sequence GTGTTCGCCGATCCGGTGACATTCAAGGCGAACCTGCTGAAGCGAGCGTATCCCCAGGTGGCACCACCTCCTGCCTCCCTCCAGCTGCAGGCCTACATCGCCCATGACCAGCTTTGCGGGCACGCCGTCTTCCGGCTGGAACCTCAGGCAGAGGCAACCGACTGGCACATTCTGTACATCCACGGTGGTGGGTACGTACACGAATTGATCGCTCCGCACTGGGCCATCATCGAGCAGCTGATGCGTGCCACGGGCTCCACCGTGACGGCGCCCATCTACCCTCTCGCACCCGAGCACACGTACCTTGAGGCGCACGCGTTCATGCTCGATGTGTACCGGAAAGTGCTGAGCCGCACACCACCGGAGCGCGTGGTCTTCTGTGGCGATTCGGCCGGGGCCGGCTTCTGCGTGGCGCTGACACAGGCGTGCCAGGATGCGAGGTTGCCCCTTCCGGCGCACCTGATCTTGTTCTCCCCATGGGTCGACGTGACCATGCCCGCACCCGAAATCGCAGACATTGCCCCAAAGGACCCACTTCTGGCCCGCCCGGGGGCCGTGGTCGCCGGTGAGCTGTGGGCGGGTCACGACAGCCCGCTCAACCCAGCAGTCAGTCCAACGTATGGACCGCTGGCCGGACTGCCACCCATGGACCTGTTCGTCGGCACGAACGACATCGTGTTGCCTGACGTGAGAACGTTCGTTCAGAAAGCGCGGACGGCAGGTGGGCAGGTGGGCCTGCACGAGTACCCAGAGGCGTATCACGTCTTCATGGCAGCCGCGTTCACACCTGAAGCGCAGGACGTGTACCGGAAGATTCGGACGATCCTCCGGACGGAGACGTATCAGATCAAACTGGACGGGCTGACCCGCCTGGTCTCGTCACCGCCCGTGCGCCTGGCCGCTCTGATTCGCGACCGACGACAGGGCAAAGGAGCCGCAAACTTGCGCCCATGA
- a CDS encoding PIN/TRAM domain-containing protein encodes MLLIRIVTMLLGLMLGFLAGRGLATTQSEELGMVNTLSLMLAGMLTALLLAPRIEQGLMRFLGRLARWYARLSPRAVAAATFGLIVALLVSVLLSSLLRTVPFYTWIWNLIVTVVLGVFFVSFALRNAENFGLLAFPQVRRKPGSRLLDSNVIIDGRIVELLRAGFLDGELVVPAFILRELQTLSDHHDAQKRTRGKRGLAVLEDLRALRPLRIEDWDDPSLPTTDDKLIRLARESGARIVTNDNNLGKIARLHGVEILSIHEAAVALKPQVQAGDHLTVTISKGGQQKNQGVGYLEDGTMVVVEDAIRFRGKPTRVVVVNNVQTNVGRMIFAKLDGEEGAA; translated from the coding sequence GTGCTCTTGATTCGTATTGTCACCATGCTGCTGGGGCTGATGCTGGGATTCCTGGCCGGGCGGGGGCTGGCGACGACCCAGTCCGAGGAACTGGGCATGGTCAATACCCTCAGCCTGATGCTGGCTGGGATGCTCACCGCGCTGCTGCTCGCGCCGCGCATCGAGCAGGGCCTCATGCGCTTCCTGGGGCGGTTGGCCCGCTGGTATGCTCGCCTGTCGCCCCGCGCGGTGGCCGCCGCGACCTTCGGGCTGATCGTGGCGCTGCTTGTCAGTGTGCTGCTGAGCAGCCTGCTGCGCACCGTGCCGTTCTACACCTGGATCTGGAACCTGATCGTCACAGTTGTGCTGGGCGTGTTCTTCGTGTCGTTCGCGCTGCGCAACGCCGAGAACTTCGGGCTGCTGGCGTTCCCGCAGGTGCGCCGCAAGCCCGGCAGCAGGCTGCTCGACAGCAACGTCATCATTGACGGGCGCATCGTCGAGTTGCTGCGTGCCGGGTTCCTGGACGGGGAACTCGTCGTTCCGGCGTTCATCCTGCGGGAACTCCAGACGCTCTCCGATCATCACGACGCGCAGAAACGCACGCGCGGCAAACGCGGCCTGGCCGTTCTGGAGGACCTGCGCGCCCTGCGGCCCCTGCGGATCGAGGACTGGGACGACCCCAGCCTGCCCACCACGGACGACAAACTCATCCGGCTGGCCCGCGAGAGCGGCGCGCGGATCGTCACGAACGACAACAACCTCGGCAAGATCGCCCGTCTGCACGGCGTGGAGATCCTCAGCATCCACGAGGCCGCCGTCGCGCTGAAACCGCAGGTGCAGGCTGGGGACCACCTGACCGTCACGATCAGCAAGGGCGGCCAGCAGAAGAACCAGGGGGTCGGGTACCTCGAGGACGGCACCATGGTCGTCGTGGAGGACGCCATCAGGTTCCGGGGCAAACCCACCCGCGTAGTGGTCGTGAACAACGTGCAGACCAACGTGGGCCGCATGATCTTCGCGAAACTCGACGGGGAGGAAGGCGCGGCGTAA